One genomic region from Cyanobium usitatum str. Tous encodes:
- a CDS encoding glycosyltransferase family protein yields MLAAAAAEQAAELKAANPQPDSLRRSEQELLNDLHWPSRHHALLTACDPGPEVALLTVANDRFYRGLEALLLSLKAVYPGLSSPVVVAHDGSLGSFLQNRLLAIHPLLQFVQPQPAWAESLPRDSSNRQRIGLLGYLNGHAFSLRGYRRVLVLDSDLLITGSLDPLWGEGDAFRAVPDCGDRPWAAISPHTGRPVLNSGVLSVPGWALNGELEVRFEALIRQAAEPVCPLLDRFADQKVWNQFLSNQPVELLPLNFNCNIKYLVQYLGGCAEGLSVLHFAGPKPWLSWPWLSPEPGEQRPGAVTDHLFWNRLYRSQLMAWRLALHRQYLAAAAPLPAGPAQLATEPGCLAPGVRPPGSSSHLLLSDPQLFGAAWPDNPCWPHAWFPALGAAAPLHIWAPFEWEPALRQLPLPPGVHWHWLLIEAPFSPELAQGEDLIAGPGPWREGFEPWSNPPLAGVERAVRRRLLSAGAQPLPGLGGRDS; encoded by the coding sequence GTGCTCGCTGCCGCCGCCGCTGAGCAGGCGGCAGAGCTCAAGGCGGCTAATCCCCAGCCTGATTCGTTGCGTCGCAGCGAGCAGGAATTGTTGAACGACCTGCACTGGCCCAGTCGTCATCACGCCTTGCTGACGGCCTGCGACCCCGGACCGGAGGTGGCGCTGCTCACGGTGGCCAATGATCGTTTTTACCGCGGCTTGGAGGCGTTGCTGCTGAGCCTCAAGGCCGTTTATCCAGGCTTGAGCTCGCCGGTGGTGGTGGCCCATGACGGCAGCCTGGGCTCTTTTTTGCAAAACCGGCTCCTAGCTATTCATCCACTGCTGCAATTTGTGCAGCCACAACCCGCCTGGGCTGAAAGCCTGCCGCGGGATTCCAGCAACCGCCAGCGCATCGGCCTGTTGGGTTACCTCAATGGTCACGCCTTCAGCCTGAGGGGTTACCGGAGGGTGCTGGTGCTTGATTCCGATCTTTTGATCACCGGATCGCTTGATCCCCTCTGGGGCGAGGGCGATGCTTTCCGTGCCGTGCCGGACTGCGGCGATCGACCCTGGGCAGCCATCTCCCCCCATACGGGCCGGCCGGTGCTCAATTCAGGCGTGTTGTCGGTGCCGGGCTGGGCCCTCAATGGCGAGCTGGAAGTCCGTTTTGAGGCGCTGATCCGCCAGGCGGCGGAGCCGGTTTGTCCGCTGCTGGATCGCTTTGCAGATCAGAAGGTATGGAATCAGTTTCTCTCTAATCAGCCTGTAGAGCTGCTGCCGCTCAATTTCAACTGCAACATCAAATATCTGGTGCAATACCTCGGCGGATGCGCTGAGGGGCTTTCGGTGCTGCACTTTGCTGGGCCCAAGCCCTGGCTCAGCTGGCCATGGCTGTCGCCCGAACCAGGGGAGCAGCGGCCTGGTGCGGTTACCGATCATCTGTTCTGGAATCGCCTTTACCGGTCTCAGCTGATGGCCTGGCGGCTTGCCTTGCACCGCCAGTACCTGGCCGCCGCCGCTCCCCTGCCGGCGGGTCCAGCCCAGTTGGCAACGGAGCCGGGCTGCCTAGCCCCAGGGGTTCGGCCGCCCGGTAGCAGCTCTCATCTGCTGCTTAGTGATCCCCAACTGTTTGGAGCGGCTTGGCCTGACAATCCCTGCTGGCCTCATGCCTGGTTCCCTGCCCTAGGGGCGGCGGCGCCATTACATATCTGGGCTCCCTTCGAGTGGGAGCCGGCGTTGCGGCAGCTGCCGCTGCCGCCTGGAGTGCACTGGCATTGGCTTTTGATTGAGGCGCCGTTCAGCCCTGAGCTGGCCCAAGGCGAGGATCTGATCGCCGGTCCTGGGCCTTGGCGGGAGGGCTTTGAGCCCTGGAGCAATCCGCCTCTGGCGGGTGTGGAGCGGGCGGTGCGGCGTCGCCTGCTTTCGGCAGGGGCCCAGCCCCTGCCTGGCCTTGGCGGCCGAGACTCGTAA
- a CDS encoding glycosyltransferase family 2 protein, which yields MRPRIGIAITTYNRREQLLRLVHSLRQHCRDQVHLAVFDDGSSDCTAAAVAPLVDAVLEAPNGGIPTNKNRALFYFLALQPVDQLILLEDDVVVTSPRWLRIWSRAIHRHGHINFSSTRWPRDNPSFHGKLLGGKGSARKPERWSIVSGACSGCDTTVLRRDVGYVNPLFQGYGYEHIEWTRRFLLAGYGGRKRGDHRWSYLSIPHGLDFQPSQSNRDAEAIARNAGVMAQLQGAGGFVPRPWLDAEGRRAFLAPFAGWWGQQAGGQRLDQA from the coding sequence ATGCGGCCCCGCATCGGTATAGCGATTACCACTTACAACCGCCGCGAGCAGTTGCTGCGCTTGGTTCACAGTTTGCGTCAGCACTGTCGAGATCAGGTTCACTTGGCGGTGTTCGACGACGGCAGTAGCGATTGCACTGCAGCTGCTGTTGCACCATTAGTGGATGCTGTGCTGGAGGCTCCAAACGGTGGGATCCCCACCAATAAGAACCGAGCCCTGTTTTATTTCCTGGCCCTGCAGCCCGTTGATCAGCTGATTCTCCTTGAAGACGATGTTGTGGTGACCAGCCCGCGCTGGCTGCGCATCTGGAGTAGGGCAATTCATCGCCACGGTCATATCAACTTCAGTTCCACCCGCTGGCCGCGCGACAACCCCTCATTTCATGGCAAGTTGCTGGGGGGAAAGGGTTCGGCTCGAAAGCCTGAACGCTGGAGCATCGTTTCTGGTGCCTGCAGTGGTTGCGACACGACCGTGTTGCGCCGCGATGTGGGCTATGTGAATCCGTTGTTTCAGGGCTACGGCTACGAACACATCGAATGGACGCGTCGTTTCCTGCTGGCGGGTTATGGCGGCCGCAAGCGGGGGGATCACCGCTGGAGCTACCTCTCGATTCCCCATGGTTTGGATTTTCAGCCCTCTCAATCAAACCGAGATGCGGAAGCGATTGCCCGTAATGCCGGTGTGATGGCCCAGCTCCAGGGTGCGGGCGGCTTCGTGCCCCGGCCCTGGCTTGATGCTGAAGGCAGGCGAGCTTTTCTGGCACCTTTCGCTGGTTGGTGGGGGCAGCAGGCTGGTGGGCAGCGCCTGGATCAGGCCTGA
- a CDS encoding ABC transporter permease: MRSLAPRYVLSKLLLQLRVVSAVARRELQLRAAKGAMGVVGVFAEPLALIVTFLALRIFLRGAGDATYMNPALWLALGFIPFFMFAEIAIKAIGGVDKNSELYFYRRLRPLDSLMGNSLLLGQIYGSLLLVFLLGSAAWEWRPVVQDPGALIFLFLGLALLGFGIGLSTLIVGRRLPLVAWFMQMFLRRILLWTSCIFFSISFIPDVFRPWILWNPIAHGVELMRAACNPAYPIPGVSAFYFWGWVVGSIGFGLLVYGNNESLLFAVDKSVSVDSGVDGD, translated from the coding sequence ATGCGTAGCCTTGCCCCCCGCTACGTGTTGTCCAAACTGCTTTTGCAGCTGCGTGTGGTTTCGGCGGTGGCTCGCCGCGAGCTTCAGCTGCGGGCTGCTAAGGGTGCTATGGGAGTGGTTGGTGTATTTGCCGAGCCGCTGGCTCTAATCGTCACTTTTCTTGCTCTTCGCATCTTTTTGCGTGGAGCAGGGGACGCAACCTACATGAATCCGGCGTTGTGGTTGGCTTTGGGTTTTATTCCATTTTTTATGTTCGCTGAGATTGCTATTAAGGCGATTGGGGGAGTAGATAAAAATAGTGAGCTATATTTTTACAGGCGTCTTCGTCCCCTGGATTCCTTAATGGGTAATAGCCTGTTGCTTGGGCAGATCTACGGATCATTGTTGCTGGTATTTCTGCTGGGTTCGGCTGCTTGGGAGTGGCGGCCTGTAGTCCAAGATCCTGGAGCATTGATTTTTCTGTTTTTGGGTTTGGCTTTGCTTGGATTTGGGATTGGCTTGAGCACGTTGATTGTTGGCCGCCGATTGCCACTTGTTGCTTGGTTCATGCAGATGTTTCTGCGCCGTATTTTGCTTTGGACTTCTTGTATATTTTTCTCAATCAGTTTCATTCCTGATGTTTTCCGCCCCTGGATTCTATGGAATCCAATTGCCCATGGCGTTGAGTTGATGCGGGCTGCGTGCAACCCTGCCTATCCCATTCCTGGTGTTAGCGCTTTCTACTTTTGGGGTTGGGTGGTGGGATCGATAGGTTTTGGTCTATTGGTTTATGGAAATAATGAAAGTTTATTGTTCGCAGTGGATAAGTCTGTGTCGGTTGATTCGGGTGTTGATGGCGATTGA